A window of Chitinispirillales bacterium contains these coding sequences:
- a CDS encoding MFS transporter codes for MQKEKLFTRSYIFACIGNFLNCFGFYMLLPILPIFLIEKYRILQSHTGIILASYTFSAMIGRPIFAYFSDLFNRKTLYCLLLLIYSLLFLPYPFFEGMAFFLIIRSVHGFVFGAQSVCGNALITDIVDENRRGEGFGYFGISNSIAMAAGPMAGLYIHETTYDFFWIFIIAFLLCIAGFICILEVHLPKEKKRIERTPENKKLSFDKFFQIKGVYAGISLILLSYPYGLIVSFSALYGKELGILEGTGLFFALMSAGLILSRIFSGKIIDRGKLTTAITFGIFLVSLVLTLFSAIGFVKIQNIIYIKILFYLVGLFMGLGYGITFPAFNTLFVNLSPDNRRAAASSTYLTCWDVGLGGGLILGGIIMEKWGMSVAYSIGAISTFVSALYFSLFVSAHFRKNKLR; via the coding sequence ATGCAAAAAGAAAAATTATTTACCAGAAGTTATATTTTCGCATGTATAGGAAATTTCCTTAATTGTTTTGGTTTCTATATGCTCTTGCCGATACTTCCGATATTTTTGATTGAAAAATACCGGATTTTACAATCGCATACCGGCATAATACTAGCTTCTTATACGTTTTCGGCAATGATCGGACGACCGATTTTCGCTTATTTCTCGGATCTGTTTAATCGAAAAACACTTTATTGTTTGCTTCTTTTGATTTATTCCCTGCTTTTTCTGCCTTACCCGTTTTTTGAAGGAATGGCGTTCTTTCTTATCATACGAAGCGTTCACGGATTTGTTTTCGGAGCGCAATCGGTTTGCGGAAACGCGTTAATTACCGATATAGTTGACGAAAACCGCCGCGGCGAAGGATTTGGATATTTTGGAATATCAAACAGCATAGCAATGGCGGCGGGTCCGATGGCAGGGCTCTATATTCACGAAACTACTTACGACTTTTTTTGGATATTCATTATCGCGTTTTTGCTTTGTATAGCGGGGTTTATATGTATTTTGGAAGTACATTTGCCAAAAGAAAAAAAGCGCATAGAAAGAACGCCCGAAAATAAGAAACTGTCGTTTGACAAGTTTTTTCAAATCAAAGGAGTTTATGCGGGAATTTCATTGATTTTGTTGTCTTATCCTTACGGTTTAATAGTATCGTTTTCTGCGCTATACGGGAAAGAACTTGGAATTCTTGAAGGAACGGGCTTGTTTTTTGCTCTTATGTCGGCAGGACTTATTTTGTCGCGCATATTTTCCGGGAAAATTATAGACAGGGGTAAACTTACGACGGCAATAACATTTGGTATATTTTTGGTTTCGCTAGTCCTTACTTTGTTTTCTGCGATAGGTTTTGTAAAAATCCAAAATATTATCTATATAAAAATCCTGTTTTATTTAGTCGGACTTTTTATGGGTTTGGGGTACGGGATCACATTTCCCGCCTTTAATACTCTTTTTGTGAATTTATCTCCCGATAACAGAAGAGCGGCGGCAAGTTCGACGTATTTGACATGTTGGGATGTAGGCCTTGGCGGAGGTTTGATTTTAGGCGGTATAATTATGGAAAAATGGGGGATGTCAGTCGCTTATTCAATAGGCGCAATTTCAACTTTTGTTTCGGCGCTTTATTTTTCTTTGTTT
- a CDS encoding tetratricopeptide repeat protein — protein MKKLLVLFFLIVFCVFGAKKELVEIRQEISNVKKTADSAITIVTNTENLLSQIQAAQKEIVKKQNIIDVLLKDFSATRLEDVEVQLIYLTEAFRDLYSQVKDIRLIPFVQQAQKTAPRPSGFTVSTATETLGGDEYSLYSRGLDAFRKNFFDETRQFMKEILNSFPKGKYSDRAYYWIAESYFAQKSYSQALEYYQKIFSFKGSAKEDDAQYRIGICYYLLGESDKSLEEFTKFIQKYPASEFISKANETMKKISTEKNQAAVQKNVKEQVQKPKNDDSPKADMENKTEEPIEIIPESAEEVQDAVGTKATQNTNKKAKDKTQKEGKAKPK, from the coding sequence ATTGTGTTTTGTGTTTTCGGCGCAAAAAAAGAACTTGTAGAAATTCGTCAGGAAATTTCCAATGTGAAAAAAACCGCCGACTCTGCAATAACAATAGTAACAAACACAGAAAATTTATTATCTCAAATTCAAGCGGCGCAAAAAGAAATCGTAAAAAAACAAAATATAATTGATGTTCTTCTAAAAGATTTTTCTGCGACCCGCCTGGAAGACGTTGAAGTTCAGCTTATATATTTAACGGAAGCGTTTCGTGATTTATATTCTCAGGTTAAAGATATTCGCCTCATTCCGTTTGTTCAACAAGCGCAAAAGACGGCTCCGCGTCCAAGCGGATTTACCGTTTCAACGGCTACCGAAACTCTCGGCGGTGATGAATATTCGCTTTATAGCCGCGGACTTGACGCTTTCCGCAAAAATTTTTTCGATGAAACCCGTCAATTTATGAAAGAAATATTAAATTCGTTTCCGAAAGGAAAGTATTCGGACAGAGCCTATTATTGGATAGCGGAAAGCTATTTTGCTCAAAAAAGTTATTCGCAGGCGCTGGAATATTACCAAAAAATTTTCTCTTTCAAAGGTTCCGCCAAAGAAGACGACGCGCAGTATCGCATAGGAATATGCTATTATCTTTTGGGCGAATCCGATAAATCTCTTGAAGAATTTACCAAATTCATTCAAAAATATCCGGCAAGCGAATTTATTTCCAAAGCTAATGAAACTATGAAAAAGATTTCGACTGAAAAAAATCAAGCGGCTGTCCAAAAAAATGTCAAAGAACAGGTTCAAAAGCCGAAAAATGACGACTCGCCTAAAGCGGATATGGAAAATAAAACGGAAGAGCCGATAGAAATAATTCCTGAATCCGCTGAAGAAGTTCAAGACGCCGTAGGAACGAAAGCAACGCAAAATACAAATAAAAAAGCGAAAGACAAAACGCAAAAAGAAGGAAAAGCAAAACCGAAATAG